In Microplitis mediator isolate UGA2020A chromosome 2, iyMicMedi2.1, whole genome shotgun sequence, a single window of DNA contains:
- the LOC130663146 gene encoding phosphoglycerate kinase, whose translation MRALEKLMRGRYLRRPLFDIHKISYQTSKLSSSSLVNSIIRHVNPFNYQKQRYLITSGDYPAASYFINRSNYCLGRNVMALNKLSIDKVDLTGKRVLIRVDFNVPLKEGKITNNQRIVAALDTVKYALEKKAKSIVLMSHLGRPDGSRNTKYTLKPIADELKTLLGKDILFLDDCVGPDVEKACADPAPGTIILLENLRFHVEEEGKGVGPDGSKIKADKAKVTEFRASLRKLGDVYINDAFGTAHRAHSSMMGDGFDIRASGFLLKKELEYFAKALDNPEKPFLAILGGAKVADKIQLINNLLDKVNEMIIGGGMAYTFLKISKGMKIGNSLFDEEGAKIVNDLLEKAKKNNVQVHLPVDFVTAEKFAEDAAVGAADVESGIPDGWMGLDVGPKSRELFAEPIKRAKVIVWNGPAGVFEFDNFSKGTKSLMDNVVEATTRGAITIIGGGDTSTCAAKWKTEDKVSHVSTGGGASLELLEGKVLPGVDALSPA comes from the exons ATGCGCGCGTTAGAAAAACTGATGCGAGGGCGCTACCTCCGACGCCCTTTATTTGacattcataaaatttcataccaAACCTCGAAattgtcatcatcatcactgGTAAACTCAATTATACGTCACGTAAATCCATTTAATTACCAGAAACAGAGATATCTAATAACTTCAGGTGATTATCCAGCAgcgagttattttattaaccgGAGTAATTATTGTCTTGGGAGAAACGTAATGGCGTTGAACAAACTCAGTATCGACAAAGTAGACCTCACCGGCAAAAGGGTTTTGATAAG AGTCGACTTCAATGTGCCGTTGAAGGAGGGCAAGATCACCAACAATCAGCGAATCGTTGCTGCTCTGGATACTGTCAAGTATGCGTTGGAAAAGAAGGCCAAGTCTATTGTGCTTATGTCACATCTAGGACGTCCTGATGGCTCACGTAATACCAAGTACACTCTTAAGCCAATTGCTGATGAATTGAAAACGCTTCTTGGAAAAGATATCTTGTTCCTTGATGACTGCGTTGGTCCGGATGTTGAGAAAGCGTGCGCTGACCCTGCACCGGGAAcaattattttgctggaaaaCTTGAGATTCCATGTTGAAGAAGAAGGAAAAGGTGTTGGACCTGATGGCAGCAAG atcaaAGCTGACAAAGCTAAAGTTACGGAATTCCGCGCATCGTTGAGAAAACTTGGCGATGTTTACATCAACGATGCCTTTGGAACTGCCCACCGCGCCCACAGCTCGATGATGGGCGATGGTTTTGACATTCGCGCCAGTGGATTTTTGTTGAAGAAAGAGCTCGAGTACTTCGCCAAAGCTCTTGACAACCCTGAGAAACCATTCCTGGCAATTCTTGGTGGTGCTAAGGTCGCTGATAAAATACAGTTGATCAACAACTTGCTGGATAAGGTCAACGAAATGATTATCGGAGGTGGCATGGCTTACACTTTCCTCAAAATATCTAAAGGAATGAAA attGGAAATTCATTGTTTGATGAAGAAGGTGCAAAAATAGTTAATGATCTTCTggaaaaagctaaaaaaaataatgtccaGGTTCATCTTCCCGTTGATTTTGTTACTGCAGAAAAATTTGCTGAAGATGCTGCTGTAGGAGCTGCTGATGTCGAGTCAGGAATTCCCGATGGTTGGATGGGACTTGATGTTGGTCCTAAATCTCGTGAATTATTTGCTg AGCCAATAAAAAGAGCTAAAGTGATAGTTTGGAACGGGCCAGCTGGTGTCTTTGAGTTCGATAACTTTAGCAAAGGAACAAAAAGTTTAATGGACAATGTAGTTGAGGCAACAACTCGCGGAGCGATCACAATTATCGGTGGTGGTGATACGTCAACTTGTGCTGCTAAATGGAAAACTGAAGACAAAGTAAGTCACGTAAGCACTGGTGGCGGTGCGAGCTTGGAACTGTTGGAGGGTAAAGTTCTTCCGGGAGTCGACGCACTCTCTCCAGCCTAA
- the LOC130663147 gene encoding peroxisomal biogenesis factor 19: MSDENKSNQQSADPELDDLLNSALEDFDRVSVTNSQKQDETTGSTSKEVSKEPEKSAEALADDTWSQEFIKQTASQFEKNLQKIMQNGGDGDFNDSLAKMAQTVADSLATTSRAEDESTDGDDSLDFQAAIAQAFKDISNTTEQMKASGSGLNETELLSMFGQPSDESGGDLFPFMQGMMQSLLSKDVLYPPLKDLVDKYPDWLDENKSSLASVDFERYTRQFILMQKVCKELEAEKSEDSDDVKRGRFDKVLDLMHEMQTCGQPPDDLIGEQSGLFQLDAEGNPVLPPGVDPSNCSIM; encoded by the exons ATGtctgatgaaaataaatctaaTCAACAGTCAGCAGATCCCGAGTTGGATGATCTCCTAAACA GTGCTCTAGAAGACTTTGATCGAGTATCCGTAACAAATTCACAAAAACAAGATGAAACAACGGGTTCGACATCAAAAGAAGTATCAAAAGAACCGGAAAAATCCGCGGAAGCGCTAGCTGATGACACATGGTCACAggaatttataaaacaaacaGCCTCacagtttgaaaaaaatttacagaaaattatGCAAAATG GAGGTGATGGAGATTTTAATGATTCACTGGCAAAAATGGCTCAGACAGTGGCTGATTCCTTAGCAACTACTTCAAGAGCCGAAGATGAATCTACTGACGGCGATGACAGTTTAGACTTTCAAGCAGCCATAGCGCAAGCTTTCAAGGACATATCCAACACAACTGAGCAAATGAAG GCTTCTGGGTCTGGTTTGAATGAAACAGAGCTGCTGTCAATGTTTGGACAGCCGTCAGACGAATCCGGCGGTGATCTATTTCCATTTATGCAAGGAATGATGCAATCATTGTTATCTAAAGATGTCTTGTATCCTCCTTTAAAGgatttagttgataaatatcCTGATTGGTtggatgaaaataaaagtagCCTTGCTTCTGTTGATTTTGAAAGATATACCCGGCAATTTATTCTCATGCAAAag GTGTGCAAAGAACTGGAGGCTGAAAAAAGTGAAGATTCGGATGACGTAAAAAGGGGACGATTTGATAAAGTCCTGGACCTTATGCATGAAATGCAAACTTGCGGACAGCCACCAGATGATTTGATTGGCGAGCAATCGGGTCTGTTTCAGTTGGATGCTGAGGGTAATCCTGTGTTGCCACCGGGTGTTGATCCCTCGAACTGTAgtattatgtaa
- the LOC130663589 gene encoding uncharacterized protein LOC130663589, with protein sequence MEEIVLTPIKNSLKREPSSPMSPVIYKTPLKQFEARKNYNNSNDKARGFPAISNHRTPPSGLTKFIARNPFDAELTSRLHMSVISPTIFSKVTTKSHDSPFSWTIDELAMLKPVAIEEFSLQQSHCSDPEIEMRAQEAINKFFSAKEIHPSPWNERREPIKQLIVTPTSSLEGFNAEETEKTTRDCWAQTELSLPPKLPQHVEEALKPYFTFTQEQQVDNDDANSSNNSSLRRKLFFNHEDSIEDDSECSVILSPSKITSSPPRSGMLAHGTLIGEGLNNMQRTYDTSFRKDNLIIPPDMSPICDQSNNISCNSLRSRKSATRLDFSAHMSVDNSYLEDKENDKSQFINNQKSLDDTMADGVNEDDEYNENDTVEMVSLIQETTPLKEFNKDSNKLDKLKSAVDWYKSVNNDSYRVRRNFTSAGYSDDQSTSACTSAQDTGYQTYSMNNTTNITSNNHSLTPVKKGFNWDERHIGMSPISEIRLSDWHGNIKSMISSTPSKFIRSRENHI encoded by the exons atggAAGAAATTGTTTTGAcaccaattaaaaattcattgaaaCGTGAACCATCATCTCCAATGAGTCCAGTTATTTATAAGACACCATTGAAACAATTTGAAGcacgtaaaaattataataatagcaATGATAAAGCTAGAGGTTTTCCGGCAATTTCTAATCATCGGACACCACCATCAGGTTTGACGAAATTCATTGCTAGAAATCCTTTTGATGCTGAACTTACTAGTCGACTTCATATGTCAGTGATCAGTCCCACTATATTTAGTAag GTAACAACAAAATCACACGATTCTCCTTTTTCATGGACAATCGATGAGCTGGCAATGCTGAAACCCGTTGCTATTGAAGAATTTTCTCTCCAGCAGTCCCACTGCTCAGATCCGGAAATCGAGATGAGAGCCCAAGAAgctattaacaaattttttagtgctAAGGAAATACATCCGAGTCCTTGGAACGAGCGACGAGAGCCTATAAAACAGCTGATCGTTACTCCGACTAGCTCATTGGAAGGATTCAATGCTGAAGAGACTGAAAAAACTACTAGAGACT GTTGGGCGCAAACAGAATTGTCCCTTCCACCAAAACTACCTCAACATGTCGAAGAAGCTTTGAAACCGTATTTCACTTTCACACAAGAACAACAAGTTGATAATGACGATGCCAATAGCTCAAATAATAGTTCATTGaggagaaaattatttttcaatcatgAAGATTCTATTGAAGACGATTCCGAGTGTTCAGTAATATTGTCTCCATCTAAAATAACTTCCAGTCCTCCTCGCAGCGGAATGCTGGCTCATGGAACACTGATCGGG gaGGGCTTGAATAATATGCAGAGAACTTATGACACATCATTTagaaaagataatttaattatacccCCAGACATGTCGCCTATATGTGACCAATCAAATAATATATCTTGTAATAGTTTACGATCACGTAAATCAGCGACGCGACTTGATTTCTCTGCACACATGAGTGTCGACAATTCTTACTTGGAAGATAAAGAGAATGATAAAtctcaatttattaataatcaaa AATCTCTAGATGATACTATGGCAGATGGAGTAAACGAAGATGACGAGTACAATGAAAACGATACAGTGGAAATGGTTTCTTTGATTCAAGAGACAACGCCACTAAAAGAATTTAACAAAGATAGTAACaaattagataaattaaaatccgCGGTGGATTGGTACAAAAGTGTCAATAATGACAGCTACAGAGTACGCAGAAACTTCACGTCTGCTGGGTACTCTGACGACCAGAGCACCAGTGCCTGTACATCTGCTCAAGACACTGGTTACCAGACTTACAGTATGAACAATACTACTAATATTACAAGTAATAATCATAGCTTGACACCTGTCAAAAAAGGCTTTAATTGGGACGAACGTCATATAGGAATGTCTCCTATCAGTGAAATAAGACTATCTGATTGGCACGGTAACATAAAGTCAATGATTAGCTCGACTCCTTCGAAATTTATACGAAGCAGAGAAAATCATATTTAG
- the LOC130663374 gene encoding dnaJ homolog subfamily C member 11, whose translation MDNDNEKENVNEVDYYTFLNLPRNATAEEIQQAYRRQSRLYHPDKHVDPVLKKKAEILFSRTNKAYEVLNDPHRRAIYDSLGVRGLETQGWEIVQRTKTPQEIREEYERIAKEREERRLQQRTNPKGNVTVFINATDIFNKYDEDYEVNEGILGGIEVSGMSFQQSIEAPLTLKDTLTLYGQVDAQNGTGVGSINVSARRTLSSKSWMELDIGAGNGPVTTLKVYRSLARRLFCTGALMMQFKAHEIRPGLVGSLGLQLDKQSVGYLTFKGGIQNSMSTMIVRETPESFTSFTLQFGYINTFASFSYTYKMEEKKMKLRGTLKAGTLGAYVEYGAEKKVSKHSALSASVRVGVPSGVTLRIKLIRATQTYLFPIHLCEEVIPSPIFYATVAPLITWTIVKKIIVEPMMKEQKDREKEKQKELNRVWTLQKQREAKAAVELMMATFSRIRAEEEAKHGLVITKALYGRFVYPDRRNQQQEIPDDSRDDVIDVTIPLQCLVVNSRLVLHDASKSELPGFYDPCFGEDKQLLLQYLFHKQTHECLVKDNEPLRIPLQSHRVNTT comes from the exons atggATAATGACAACGAAAAAGAAAATGTCAATGAAGTGgattattatacatttttaaatttacctaGAAAC GCAACAGCTGAAGAAATTCAACAAGCGTACAGACGTCAGAGTAGACTTTATCATCCAGATAAACACGTGGATCcagttttaaaaaagaaagctGAGATTTTATTTAGTCGTACCAATAAAGCATATGAAG ttctaAATGATCCGCATCGGAGAGCAATATATGATTCACTGGGTGTACGTGGATTAGAAACACAGGGCTGGGAAATAGTCCAACGTACAAAAACCCCACAAGAAATAAGAGAAGAGTATGAGCGTATTGCTAAAGAACGCGAAGAAAGACGATTGCAGCAGCGGACAAATCCAAAGGGTAATGTCACTGTATTTATAAACGCGACagacatttttaataaatatgacgAAGACTATGAAGTCAA cgaGGGAATACTGGGAGGTATCGAAGTCAGTGGGATGTCATTCCAACAGTCAATCGAAGCCCCCTTGACTTTAAAAGACACATTGACACTGTATGGGCAAGTCGATGCTCAGAATGGCACCGGTGTAGGATCGATAAATGTGTCTGCCAGAAGGACTTTGTCATCTAAGAGCTGGATGGAGTTGGACATTGGAGCTGGCAACGGCCCTGTTACGACACTAAAAGTTTATCGTTCACTTGCGCGAAGATTATTTTGCACCGGTGCACTTATGATGCAATTTAAGGCTCATGAAATCAGGCCAGGATTAGTTGGat cttTAGGATTACAATTAGATAAACAAAGCGTAGGATATTTGACATTTAAAGGcggaattcaaaattcaatgtCTACAATGATTGTCCGTGAAACACCTGAATCTTTCACCTCTTTTACTTTACAATTTGGGTATATAAATACCTTCGCTAGTTTTAGTTACACTTACaaaatggaagaaaaaaaaatgaaattacgtGGGACACTTAA AGCTGGTACTCTTGGTGCTTACGTTGAATATGGggcggaaaaaaaagtatctaaACACAGCGCTCTGTCAGCATCAGTTCGCGTTGGGGTGCCCAGTGGAGTAACACtgagaataaaattaatccgGGCGACTCAAACTTATTTATTCCCGATTCATCTGTGCGAGGAAGTAATACCCTCGCCGATATTCTATGCCACTGTGGCTCCACTTATCACGTGGAcgatcgttaaaaaaataattgtcgagCCGATGATGAAAGAGCAGAAAGACCGGGAGAAAGAAAAGCAGAAGGAGTTGAATCGCGTTTGGACGCTGCAGAAACAGAGAGAAGCCAAAGCTGCCGTTGAACTTATGATGGCAACATTCAGCAGAATCAGAGCCGAAGAGGAAGCTAAGCATGGTTTAGTCATCACTAAAGCGCTTTATGGGAGGTTTGTTTATCCAGATAGACGGAATCAACAACAAGAGATTCCCGATGACTCGAGGGATGATGTAATCGATGTTACTATTCCCTTACAATGTTTAGTTGTCAATTCCCGCCTGGTTCTTCACGACGCTTCCaag agtGAACTACCGGGATTTTACGATCCATGTTTTGGGGAAGATAAACAATTActattacaatatttatttcataaacaaACTCACGAGTGTCTTGTCAAAGACAATGAACCTCTGAGAATACCTTTACAAT cacATCGGGTGAATACTACTTGA
- the LOC130663375 gene encoding uncharacterized protein C1orf50 homolog: protein MKRINNMEINDSYNAPSKVMLVESSNSGMKLVNRYAATKSSTQDLIALAMEIEKADNFVKANARNKLHIIAEQMRFLKDQAQKVLIEAKENDMLHHAACNFVKHPGNVYHLYEKSSGQFYFSMLSPEEWGDNAPLQLYKGSYRLEHDQSWTPVSQIKSKDAELNIFDKFLCKNQALNPLEVMSIDY from the exons atgaagagaataaataatatggaAATAAATGATTCGTATAATGCACCAAGTAAAG TGATGCTCGTAGAATCTTCAAATTCAGGAATGAAACTAGTTAATAGATATGCAGCGACTAAGTCATCGACACAGGATTTAATTGCATTAGCAatggaaattgaaaaa gcagataattttgtaaaagcTAATGCGAGAAATAAATTGCATATTATTGCTGAGCAAATGAGATTTCTTAAAGATCAAGCTCAGAAAGTATTAATCGAAGCTAAAGAAAACGATATGTTGCATCACGCCGcctgtaattttgtaaaacacCCAGGGAATGTTTATCACTTGTACGAAAAATCATCTgggcaattttatttttcaatgctgAGTCCTGAG gaaTGGGGCGATAATGCACCACTACAACTCTACAAAGGTTCGTACAGATTAGAACATGACCAATCTTGGACACCAGTATCACAAATAAAGTCCAAAGACGctgaattaaatatatttgataaatttttgtgcAAAAATCAAGCACTGAATCCTCTGGAAGTTATGAGTATCgactattaa